Below is a window of Paramagnetospirillum magneticum AMB-1 DNA.
GAATTCGTGACAGGCCCAATGTATGGGCGGGGGGCGATGGCGTCTGTGAAGAGTCTCACATAAGGCGGAGACTCATTCCAGGGAAGTCAGCCCCTCCAGCGCGGCGGTCTTGTTCAGGGTGATCTGGCCGCGGCCCAAGGTGACGATGCCGGCCTGTTCCCACTTGGACAGAACCTTGTTGACGCTTTCGCGGCTGATGCCCAGGTGGTCGGCGATTTCCTGCTGCGACAGCTTGATGGCGGACGGCGTCCCGGGCTTGGCCTTGGTCCCCATGGTCTGGACCAGCATCAACAGATGCTTGGCCAGGCGGGAGGGCAGGGACAGGAACACCATGTCTTCCAGCTGGTTATCGGCACGCCGGATGCGTTCGCACAGCACCTCGATCAGGTGCAGCGCCTGGGCCGGATGGCGATGCAGGAAGGTGTGGACGTCCTTGCGTTCCAACGCGATTAACTCGGTAGCTTCCATGGCGGTGGCGTCGGCCGAGCGCTCCTTGCCGTCCAGAACGGCGATCTCGCCGAACAACTGGCCCGGCTTGATCAGGCCATAGGTGACCTCGCGCCCGTCGGCGGACAGGACTCCGATGCGGATCAGGCCCTTGGCCACCAGATAGAGTCGGTCTCCCGGATCGCCCTTGGAAAACAGCGTTTCGCGCGCATCGACCTTGACCATCTTGGCCTTGGCGGCCAATTCGTCGAGCAAGTCGGTCTGGACGGACGCAAACAGGGGCGTGTTCGCCAGCATTTCACGGCGACGCAAGACGGTTTCCGGCATGCTCGAACTCTTCTCCACACCTCAGCCAGTAATGCCGCGCCTTTTCAGCCAGGGCGCCAGCACGCCGATCATACCGCTACGGAACAACAGGACGCAAACGACGAAGATAATACCTTGGATAATGATGACCCATGACCCGATGCCGGCGAAGAAGTCCTGGATGGCCACCACCAGGAAAGCGCCAACCATGGGGCCGAGGACGGTGCCCACGCCCCCCAGCAAGGTCATCAGCACCACCTCGCCCGACATGTGCCAGCTGACATCGGCCAGCGAAGCCAACTGGAACACCAGACTCTTCAGCGAGCCCGCCAGTCCGGCGAAGGCCGAGGACAGCACGAAGGCGATCAGCTTGTAGCGGGTCACCTCGTAGCCCAGGGAGATGGCGCGGGGCTCGTTGTCGCGGATGGCCTTCAGCACCTGACCGAAGGGGGAGTTGACGACCCGGTGGAGGAACAGCAGGGACAGGACGAAGACCGCCAGCACGAAGTAGTACATGGCCATGGTGTTGGACAGGTCGATCAGTCCGAATAGCATGCCGCGGGGTACGCCCTGGATACCGTCCTCGCCATGGGTCATGGGAGCCTGCACCGCCACGAAGAAGCCCAGTTGGGCCAGGGCCAGGGTGATCATGGCGAAATAGATACCCTGGCGGCGGATGGCCAGCCAGCCCACCACGGCGCCCAGCGCCGTGGCCAGGGCGACCCCCAGCAGGATGGCCAGTTCGGGAGTGAGGCCCCATTCCTTGGCGGCATAGGCGGTGACATAGGCCGACCAGCCGAAGAACATGGCGTGTCCGAAAGACAGCAGCCCCACATAGCCCAACAGCAGGTTGAAGGCGGCGGCGAACAGGCCGAAGCACAATCCCTTCATCAGGAAGACGGGATAGACGGCCAGCGGCAGCACCAGCCCCAGGCCGAGCAGGGCGAGGACGAAGGGCTTCTGACGCGAGGACACGGAGGAGGGCAGGGTCATGGCGTCAGGCTCCCTTGCCGAACAACCCGGCGGGTTTGATCAGAAGGACCACCACCATGACCATGAAGATCACGGTACTTGCGGCTTCGGGATAGAACACCTTGGTCAGGCCCTCGACGATGCCCAGCATGTAGCCGGTGAGGATGGACCCCATGATCGAGCCCATGCCGCCGATCACCACCACGGCGAACACCACGATGATCAGGTCAGAGCCCATCTTGGGGCTGACCTGATAGATGGGCGCGGCCAGCACGCCGGCGATGGCGGCCAGGGCCACGCCGAACCCGTAGGTCAGGGTGATCATCAGCGGCACGTTGATGCCGAAGGCCTGGACCAGGGTGGGATTCTCGGTGCCGGCGCGCAAATAGGCGCCCAGCTTGGTCTTCTCGATGGCGTACCAGGTGCCCAGGCACAGCACCAGCGAGGCCACCACCACCCAGCCGCGATAGATGGGCAGGAACATGAAACCCAGGTTCCAGCCCCCCGCCAGGGCCGAAGGCACCGAATAGGGCTGCCCCGACACGCCATAGCCCTCGCGGAACAGGCCCTCGATGATCAGTGCCAGTCCGAAGGTCAGCAGCAGGCCGTAAAGATGATCCAGCTTGTAAAGCCGGCACAGCATGGTCCGCTCGATGACGATGCCGACCAGGGCCACCACCAGGGGGGCGACGATCAGCGCGCCCCAGTATCCCAGCCCGAGGAAGTTGAGTGCCAGCCAGGCCACAAAGGCGCCCATCATGTAGAGGGCGCCGTGGCTGAAATTGATGATGTTGAGCAGCCCGAAGATCAGCGCCAGCCCCAGGCTGAGCATGGCGTAGAAGGCGCCGTTGATGAGACCCAGCAGCAATTGCCCGAACAGGGCCTGGGTCGGTATGCCGAGAATGGTCATCATGGCGGTCTGGGCTCCCCCTGAGCAGGACGGGACGCCGGATTACCCCGGCGTCCCGACCCGGTTCCTTACTTCTTTACCAGCGGGCAAGTGCTTTCGGACAGCGGCTGATAGGCCGTGTCGCCCGGAATGGTGCGGATGATCTTGTAATAGTCCCAGGGACCCTTGGACTCCGACGGCTTCTTGACCTGGGCCAGATACATGTCGTGGACCATGCGGCCATCGGCACGGATCTTGCCGTTCTTGGCGAAGAAGTCGTTGATGGGCAGCTTGCGCATCTCGTCGGCCACCTTGATGCCCTCGTCGGTCTTGGCGGCGGCGGCGGCCCTCAGGTAGTGCAGAACCTGGGAATATGTGCCGGCATGAACCATGGACGGCATCTTGCCGCCGCCCATCTTCTCGGACCAGCGCTTGGACCACGCCCGGGTCTGGTCATCCATGTCCCAGTAGAAGCCGGTGGTCAGCATCATGCCCTGGGCGTTCTCCAGGCCGAGCGAATGCACGTCGGTGATGAACACCAGGAGGCCGGCCAGGGACTGGCCCGCCTGGGTAATGCCGAATTCCTTGGCCTGCTTGATGGCGTTGATGGTGTCGGCGCCGGCATTGGCCAGACCGATGATCTGGGCGCCCGACGACTGGGCCTGCAGCAGGAAGGACGAGAAATCGGAATTGGGGAAGGGATGCTTCACCGATCCCTTGACCGTGCCGCCATTGGCCTTAACCACCTTCTCGGTCTGGGCCTGGAGGTTGTGGCCGAAGGCATAGTCGGCGGTCAGGAAGAACCAGGTCTTGCCGCCGTTCTTCACCACGGCGTCACCGGTGCCGTTGGCCAGGGCGTAGGTGTCGTAGGTCCAGTGGAAGCCGGTGGCCGAGCACTTGTCGTTGGTCAGCGGCGTCGAGGCGGCGCCCGAGACCAGATCGATCTTGCCCTTCTCCTTGGAGACCTCGCGCACCGCGATGGCTGCCGCGGTGGTCACCAGCTCGGCGATGGCGTCGACCTGCTCGGTGTCGTACCACTTGCGGGCGATGCCCGAGGCGATGTCGGCCTTGTTCTGGTGGTCGGCGGAGATCAGCTCGATGGGCTGGCCGTTGAGCTTGCCGCCGAAATCGTCGATGGCCATCTGGGCCGCGACGATGGTGCCCTTGCCGGCCAGATCGGAATAGGTTCCCGACAGGTCGGTGAGCACGCCGATCTTGACCTTGCCGTCGCTGTACTGGGCATGCGCCATGCCGGTGGACAGGGCCAGCGCCGCGGCGCCGAGCAGAAGCCTCTTCATCACCATGATTGGTCCTCCCGTTAGTTAAACGCCGAGATAGCTCTTCAGCTTGTCCATGTTGGCCGCCAGGGATTCGTTGGGGATCATGTCGATCACCTGCCCGTGCTCGACCACGTAATGGCGGTCGGCGACGGTGGCGGCAAAATGGAAGTTCTGTTCCACCAAGAGGATGGTGAAACCTTTCTCTCTCAAGGTCCGGATGATATCGCCGATATGCTGGACGATGACCGGGGCCAGACCCTCGGTGGGCTCGTCCAGCAGCAGCATGTCCGCGCCGGTGCGCAGGATGCGGGCGATAGCCAGCATCTGCTGCTCGCCGCCCGACAGCTTGGTGCCCTGGCTGGAGCCGCGCTCCAGCAGGCGGGGGAACAGCTGATAGACCTCGTCCAGCGACAGTCCGCCCGGCTTGATCACCGGCGGCAGCACCATGTTTTCCTTGACCGAGAGCGAGGAGAAAATGCCGCGCTCCTCCGGGCAAAAGGCGAGGCCCAGCCGGGCGATGCGGTTGGACGACAGGCCGATGGTTTCGGTGCCCTGGTACTTTACCGAGCCGGCGCGCTTGCCGACGATGCCCATGATGGAGCGCATGGTGGTGGTCTTGCCGACGCCGTTGCGTCCCAGCAAGGTGACGACCTCGCCCCGGGGCACGTCGAAGCTCATGCCGTGCAGCACATGGGATTCGCCGTAATGGGCGTGCAGGTCCCGGACGGAGAGCAGGATTTCGGGCTCAGCCATGGCCGGCACCTCCATGGCCCGCGCCCATATAGGCCTCGACCACCTCGGGGTTGTCGGTGATCTCGGCATAGCTGCCCTCGGCCAGCACCCGGCCCAGCTTCAGCACCGTGATGGTGTCGGACAGGTCGGCGACCACCGAGAGGTTATGCTCCACCATCAAGATGGTGCGGTTGGCCGCCACCCGGCGGATCAGTTCGGCGGTGCGCCTCACATCCTCGGTGCCCATGCCGGCCATGGGTTCGTCCAGCAACAGCATTTCCGGGTCCAGCGCCAGGGTGGTGGCGATTTCCAGCGCCCTCTTGCGGCCATAGGACAGCTCGCCCGCCGGGGTGTCGCGGTATTCGGCGACGCCTACCGCCTCGATCAGTTCCTCGGCGCGGGCGTTCAGTTCGTTCAGGCACTCGCCCGAGCGCCAGAACTGGAACGACTTGCCCTGCTTGCGCTGCAGAGCCACCCGGACGTTCTCCAGCACCGTCAGATGGCCAAACACCGCCGAGATCTGGAACGAGCGCACCATGCCCTGGCGCGCGATGGCGGCCGGCTGGGTATGGGTGATGTCGTTGCCGTTGAACAGGATCTGGCCCCTGGTCGGGGTCAGGAACTTGGTCACCAGATTGAAGCAGGTGGTCTTGCCGGCGCCGTTGGGACCGATCAGCGCGTGGATGGTATGGCGGCGAACCTTGAGATTGACGTCGGATACGGCGACGAAACCCTTGAACTCCTTGGTCAAGGAGCGGGTCTCGACGATCAAGTCGTCTCCCATGCGGACACCTCCCTGCGGCGACCTTGTCCGGCGAACCTGTGTGGGTGTTTTTCCCGTCTCCACGTCCACCTGAATATTATTCATGAAATAAGGCCATCAAAATCGCACCCTGTCAAAGCATGGAATTGCGACACATTGCCCATCGGGTGAAAACCCTATTTCAAGGCTAGGCCAGCAATTACCGTGAGGTGAAGTCTGTGATCCCCTCCATGAAGAATGAGGGAATTGATCCGCCTTTTTACAAGAGGGGGCGATGGGAGTGTCGGGCATGGACGAGTCTATGGCCGTTTCCTGTGAAATCCCCTAGGGCTTCATGGCCGTCCTTGAGGCGCGCCGGCCATCGCGGCGGGGTGGTCGCAACCTACTCTTGGCGAACTCAGCGGAATGCCGTATGAAGTCCCACTTGGCTGATCGCTTCCGGTGATCGGGCAGGGGGGCTGTCGTGCCCGCCCAAGCGATGGATTGGGTGTGTAGCATCAGGCTCTGCGGCCGGTAGGGGGCGCAGGGCGCGGTACAAAGGAATATGAAGTGAAGATGAGCGGATTGCCCGAAGCACAGGGACTCTATGACCCGCGCCACGAACACGACGCCTGCGGTGTCGGCTTCATCGTCGACATCAAGAACCGCAAGTCGCATGACATTGTCCGCGACGGCCTCGAGATTCTGGTCAATCTCACCCATCGCGGCGCCGTGGGCGCCGACCCCAAGGCCGGCGACGGCGCCGGCATCCTGATCCAGATACCCGATTCCTTCCTGCGGGAAGAGGCCGCCAAGCTCGGCATCACCCTGCCGCCCGAGGGTTCCTATGGCGCCGGCTGCGTGTTCCTGCCCCAGGACGCTTCCATCCGCAAGGCGTGCGAAGCCCATTGCGAGGCGCTGATCAAGGCCGAGGGCCAGGTGCTGCTGGGCTGGCGCGACGTTCCCACGGATTCGTCCAGCCTGGGCCATTCGGTGCTGCCCACCGTGCCGGTGGTGCGCATGGTGTTCATCGGCAAGGGCCAAGGCGTCGCCGACCAGAACGCCTTCGAGCGCAAGCTGTTCGTCATCCGCAAGCAGATGTCCAACAAGGCCCCCGAGGGGTCCGAACGCGACTTCTACATTCCCTCCCTGTCCACCCGCACCCTGATCTACAAGGGCATGCTGCTGGCCGACCAGGTGGGCGTGTTCTATCAGGAACTGTCCGACGAGCGCATGGTCAGCGCGCTGGCCATGGTGCACCAGCGGTTCTCCACCAACACCTTCCCGTCGTGGCGGCTGGCCCATCCGTTCCGCATGATCAGCCATAACGGCGAGATCAATACCCTGCGCGGCAACCTCAACTGGATGAACGCGCGGCGCCAGACCATGGAATCCTCGGTCCTGGGCGAGGATCTGGCCAAGCTGTGGCCGCTGATCCCCGAGGGCCAGTCGGATTCCGCCTGTTTCGACAACGCGCTGGAACTGCTGGTCATGGGCGGCTATCCGCTGGCTCACGCCATGATGATGCTGGTCCCCGAGGCGTGGTCGGGCAACCCGCTGATGGACGAGAAGCGCAAGGCGTTCTACGAGTACCACGCCGCCCTGATGGAGCCGTGGGACGGCCCGGCGGCGGTGTGCTTCACCGATGGCCGCCAGATCGGCGCCACGCTCGACCGCAACGGTCTGCGTCCGGCCCGCTATCTGGTCACCACCGACGACAAGCTGCTGATGGCGTCGGAAATGGGCGTGCTGCCCATCGCCGAGGACCGCATCAAGAAGAAGTGGCGCCTGCAGCCCGGCAAGATGCTGCTGATCGATCTCGAGCAGGGCCGCATCATCGACGATGCCGAGATCAAGCCCAGCTGGCCGGCGACAAGCCCTATGCCGAGTGGCTGGCCCAGTCGCAGATCATGCTGGAAGACCTGGATGTCCCGGTCGAGACGGTCAAGCCTGATCCCGCCACCCTGCTGGACCGCCAGCAGGCCTTCGGCTACACCCAGGAAGACGTCAAGTTCCTGATGCAGCCCATGGCCGTCACCGGCCAGGAGGCCGTGGGCTCCATGGGCACCGATACGCCCATCGCGGTGCTGTCGGCCAAGCCCAAGCTGCTGTTCAACTACTTCAAGCAGTGCTTCGCCCAGGTGACCAATCCGCCCATCGATTCCATCCGCGAGGAATCAGTGATGAGCCTGGTGTCGCTGATCGGGCCGCGTCCCAACCTGCTGGGCCTGGACCGCGACGGCGGCCATGGCAAGCGCCTGGAAGTGCGCCAGCCCATCCTCACCAACGAGGATCTGGAGAAGATCCGCCGCATCGAGAAGCTGCCCGGTTCGGGCTTCAAGGCGGTGACCATCGACATGACCTGGCCGGCCGCCGAAGGGGCGGGGGGGCTCGAAGCCGCCGTGGCCGGCATCTGCCGCCAGGCCAAGGCCAAGGTGACCGAGGGTTACAACATCATCGTGCTGTCCGACCGCGCGGTGGGACCGGACAACATTCCGATTCCGTCGCTGCTGGCGGTGTCGGCCGTGCATCACTTCCTGATCCGCGAGGGCCTGCGCACCAAGGCCGGTCTGGTGGTCGAAACCGGCGAAGCGCGTGAAATCCATCACATGTGCGTGCTGGCCGGCTATGGCGCCGAGGCGATCAATCCCTATCTGGCGTTCGAGACGCTGGAGGAGATGCGTCCCAACCTGCCCGAGCCGCTGTCCTCTTACGAGGTCCAGAAGCGCTACATCAAGGCCATGGCCAAGGCCATCCTCAAGGTGATGGCCAAGATGGGCATCTCCACCTACCAATCCTATTGCGGCGCCCAGATTTTCGACGCCATCGGCCTGTCGTCGGGGTTCCTCAACACCTATTTCGCCGGCACCTCCAGCCGGGTCGAGGGCATCTCGCTGGCCGGGGTGGCCGAAGAGACGGTGCGGCGCCACCAGATCGCCTATTCCGATGCCCCGATCTATCGCAACGCCCTCGATGTGGGCGGCGAATACGCCGTGCGCCTGCGCGGCGAGGAGCACGCCTGGACCAGCGAAACCATCGCCTCCATGCAGCACGCGGTGCGCTCGGGCTCGCTGGACAAGTTCCGCGAGTTCTCCAAGGCCATCGACGACCAGAGCAAGCGTCTGCTGACCCTGCGCGGCCTGTTCGAGATCAAGACTCCTGGCAACGGCATCTCCATCGACGAGGTGGAGCCGGCCAAGGAGATCGTCAAGCGCTTCGCCACCGGCGCCATGTCGTTCGGCTCCATTTCCTATGAGGCCCACTCGACCCTGGCCGTGGCCATGAACCGTATCGGCGGCAAGTCCAATACCGGCGAAGGCGGCGAGGAGCCCGAGCGCTTCGTACCGCTGCCCAACGGCGATTCCATGCGTTCGGCCATCAAGCAGGTGGCGTCGGGCCGCTTCGGCGTCACCGCCGAATACCTGACCAATGCCGACGACATCCAGATCAAGATGGCCCAGGGCGCCAAGCCCGGCGAGGGCGGTCAGCTGCCCGGCCACAAGGTGGACAAGGTCATCGCCCGGGTGCGTCACTCCACCCCCGGCGTCGGCCTGATCAGCCCGCCGCCGCACCACGACATCTATTCCATCGAGGATCTGGCCCAGCTGATCTTCGATCTGAAGAACGTCAACCCGGCGGCCCGTATTTCCGTGAAGCTGGTCTCGGAGATCGGCGTCGGCACCGTGGCGGCCGGCGTGTCCAAGGCCAAGGCCGACCACGTCACCATCTCGGGCTTCGACGGCGGCACCGGCGCCTCGCCGCTGACCTCCATCAAGCACGCGGGATCGCCCTGGGAGATCGGCCTGGCCGAAACCCATCAGACCCTGGTGCTGAACCAGTTGCGCAGCCGTATCGTGGTGCAGGCCGATGGCGGCCTGCGCACCGGGCGCGACGTGATCATCGCCGCGCTGCTGGGGGCCGACGAGTTCGGCTTCGCCACCGCGCCGCTGATCGCGGCGGGCTGCATCATGATGCGCAAGTGTCACCTCAACACCTGCCCGGTGGGCGTCGCCACCCAGGACCCCGAGCTGCGCAAGCGTTTCGTCGGCCAGCCCGAGCATGTCATCAACTACTTCTTCTTCGTCGCCGAGGAAGTGCGGGAATGGATGGCCAAGCTGGGCGTGCGCTCCCTGTCGGAACTGACGGGACGCACCGACCTGCTCGACGTCAACAACGCCATCGGGCATTGGAAGGCCAAGGGCCTGGACTTCTCCAAGCTGTTCCATCGCATTCCGGCCCAGCCGGGCGTGGCCCAGCGCCATTGCGAGGCGCAGGAGCATGACGTCGACGATGTGCTCGACCGCGAGCTGATCGCCGAGGCCAAGCCGGCGCTGGACGATCGCATGTCGGTGCGCATCGCCAAGCCGGTGCGCAACGTCAACCGCACCGTCGGCGCCATGCTGTCCGGCGAGGTGGCCAAGCGTTTCGGCCATGCCGGCCTGCCGGGTGACACCATCCACGTCAAGCTGACCGGCACCGCCGGCCAGAGCTTCGGCGCCTTCCTGGCCCGCGGCGTGACGCTGGAGCTGGAAGGCGAAGGCAACGATTACGTGGGCAAGGGCATCTCGGGCGGGCGGGTGATCATCTACCCGTCCAAGGACTTCAAGTTCCCGGCCGAGGACAACATCATCGTCGGCAATACCGTGCTCTACGGCGCCATCGAAGGTGAATGCTACTTCCGCGGCGTGGCGGGCGAGCGTTTTGCCGTGCGCAACTCGGGCGCCATCGCGGTGGTCGAGGGCGTGGGCGACCACGGCTGCGAATACATGACCGGCGGCGTGGTGCTGGTCATCGGCCCGACGGGCCGCAACTTCGCGGCCGGCATGTCGGGCGGCGTCGCCTATGTGCTGGACGAGGCCGGCGACTTCAAGAAGCGCTGCAACCTCTCTATGGTCGACCTGGAGCCGGTGGCCGCCGAGGAGGATGCCAATTCCAAGCACGAAAATCAGGCGGGCGATCTGGAAGGCCACGGATTGGTGGACGTCATGGGCGACATGACCCGCGACGACGCGTCGCGCATCCAGGCGCTGCTGCGCAACCACCAGCATTACACGGGCTCCAAGCGGGCCCACGACATCTTGCTGAACTGGGAGTACTACATGCCGAAATTCGTCAAGGTGATGCCGGTGGATTACCGGCGCGCCCTGCTCGAAATGCAGAAGGCCCAGGAGCCCAAGGTCGCTGTTGGGGGAGGGCGCTGACATGGGAAAGGCTACCGGTTTCAAGGAATTCGACCGCCAGACCCCCGGCTATGAAAAGCCGGAGGAGCGGGTCAAGCACTACCGCGAGTTCACCAAGCCGCTGACCGATGAGGAATTGGCCAAGCAGGGGGCACGCTGCATGGATTGCGGCATTCCCTTCTGCCACCAGGGCTGTCCGGTCAACAACCTCATCCCGGACTGGAACGATCTGGTGTACCGCAACCGTTGGCAGGAGGCCTCCGAGGTCCTGCACTCCACCAACAACTTCCCGGAATTCACCGGCCGCGTCTGCCCCGCCCCGTGCGAGGCGTCGTGCACCCTCAACATCACCGACTCGCCCGTGGCCATCAAGACCATCGAGCATGCGGTGGTCGAGCGCGCCTTCGCCGAAGGCTGGCTGGTGCCCGACGTGGCCAAGCGCGAGACCGGCAAGATGGTGGCGGTGGTGGGCGGCGGCCCGGCCGGCATGGCGGCGGCACAGCAACTGGCCCGCGCCGGCCATTCCGTCACCCTGTTCGAGAAGAACGCCAAGGTGGGCGGCCTGCTGCGCTATGGCATTCCCGACTTCAAGCTGGAGAAGGCGATCATCGATCGCCGCGTGGCCCAGATGGAGGCCGAGGGCGTCACCATCAAGGCCAATACCCATGTGGGCGTGACCTTTCCGGTCAAGGACCTGCTGGACGGCTTCGACGCCGTGGTGCTGACCGGCGGCTCGGAAAAGCCCCGCGATCTGCCGGTTCCCGGCCGCGAGCTCAAGGGCGTGCACTTCGCCATGGACTTCCTGACCCAGCAGAACCGCCGCAATGGCGCCGAGGCTGTGGGGGCCGAGGACATCCTGGCCAAGGGCAAGAAGGTGGTGGTGATCGGCGGCGGCGATACCGGCGCCGATTGCGTCGGCACCTCCAACCGCCAGGGCGCCGCTTCGGTCACCCAGATCGAGATCATGCCCCGTCCGCCCGAGAAGGAGGACAAGGGCCTGTCCTGGCCGCTGTGGCCCAACCGCCTGCGCACCTCGTCCTCCCATGACGAGGGCTGCGCCCGCCGCTGGTCGGTGTCGACCTTGCGCTTCACCGGCAAGGACGGACAGGTCACCGGCCTCGATTGCGCCGAGGTGGATGCCAAGTTCCAGCCGATCCCCGGCACCGAGTTCAAGCTCGAGGCCGATCTGGTGCTGCTGGCCATGGGCTTCGTCCATCCCGTTCATGAGGGGTTGGTGGATGGGCTGGGTCTGGAGAAGGACGGTCGCGGCAACGTCAAGGCCGACACCACCGTCTACCAGACCTCCAATCCCAAGGTCTTCGCCGCCGGCGATATCCGTCGCGGCCAGAGCCTGGTGGTGTGGGCCATTCGCGAAGGCCGTCAGGCCGCTCGCGCCGTGGATGCCTATCTGATGGGTTCCAGCGACCTGCCGGCCTGCTGAATCCATCCGTCTTCCGGAAAGGGGTCGTCCGCCGGGCGGCCCCTTTCTGAATGGCCGTTCAAAAGGTGACGGCCCTGATCCATTGTTGCCTTTCACAACAGGATCGGCCTGGCGAATTCCAAAAATCGAATTTGATGAAATAATGCAGCCTGTTCTGCTTATCTTCTATGATCGCTAGTTTGGCTCCGCCGAATTTACGCGCAAATTGCTGTTATCAGCGGCGATCTATCAAATTTGGATTGGGACTTATTGACTAGTTCAGGCTCTCATCATAGAAGGGGTATGGATGGAGGGTCCGTATCAACGGCTGCCTTGGGGTATATGGCGAATGTCGATCAGCAACTGGCGTTTCAGGGCGAAGATTTTTCTCATTGTCGTGCTGTCCTTGCTGGGAATGGGGGCCATCGTCGCCGTCAATCTCGCCAATCTCCACAACGAGTTGATGGCGGCCCGCAAGATCAAGACCCAGCATGTGGTCGAAACCGCCCACAGCCTTATCGGTCATTACGTCAAGCTCTCCCAATCCGGCCAGATGAGCACGGATGCGGCGCAGGCCGCCGCCATCGAAGCGATCAAGACCATGCGCTATGCCGGAACCGAGTATTTCTGGATCAATAGCCTGGCCGGCAAGATGGTGGTTCACCCCATCCGCCCCGATATGCTGGGCAAGGATTTGATGGGCCTGAAGGATCCCGCCGGCAAGCTGTTCTTCGAGGCCATGATCGACGTGGTGAAGAAGGACAAGGCCGGTTTCGTCGACTACCTCTGGCCGAAACCCGGCCTCGATCAGCCGGTCCCCAAGGTGTCCTACGTCAAGGGTATCGAGGAGTGGGGTTGGCTGGTGGGCTCGGGCATCTACGTGGATGATGTG
It encodes the following:
- a CDS encoding Crp/Fnr family transcriptional regulator, whose protein sequence is MPETVLRRREMLANTPLFASVQTDLLDELAAKAKMVKVDARETLFSKGDPGDRLYLVAKGLIRIGVLSADGREVTYGLIKPGQLFGEIAVLDGKERSADATAMEATELIALERKDVHTFLHRHPAQALHLIEVLCERIRRADNQLEDMVFLSLPSRLAKHLLMLVQTMGTKAKPGTPSAIKLSQQEIADHLGISRESVNKVLSKWEQAGIVTLGRGQITLNKTAALEGLTSLE
- a CDS encoding branched-chain amino acid ABC transporter permease yields the protein MTLPSSVSSRQKPFVLALLGLGLVLPLAVYPVFLMKGLCFGLFAAAFNLLLGYVGLLSFGHAMFFGWSAYVTAYAAKEWGLTPELAILLGVALATALGAVVGWLAIRRQGIYFAMITLALAQLGFFVAVQAPMTHGEDGIQGVPRGMLFGLIDLSNTMAMYYFVLAVFVLSLLFLHRVVNSPFGQVLKAIRDNEPRAISLGYEVTRYKLIAFVLSSAFAGLAGSLKSLVFQLASLADVSWHMSGEVVLMTLLGGVGTVLGPMVGAFLVVAIQDFFAGIGSWVIIIQGIIFVVCVLLFRSGMIGVLAPWLKRRGITG
- a CDS encoding branched-chain amino acid ABC transporter permease, translated to MTILGIPTQALFGQLLLGLINGAFYAMLSLGLALIFGLLNIINFSHGALYMMGAFVAWLALNFLGLGYWGALIVAPLVVALVGIVIERTMLCRLYKLDHLYGLLLTFGLALIIEGLFREGYGVSGQPYSVPSALAGGWNLGFMFLPIYRGWVVVASLVLCLGTWYAIEKTKLGAYLRAGTENPTLVQAFGINVPLMITLTYGFGVALAAIAGVLAAPIYQVSPKMGSDLIIVVFAVVVIGGMGSIMGSILTGYMLGIVEGLTKVFYPEAASTVIFMVMVVVLLIKPAGLFGKGA
- a CDS encoding ABC transporter substrate-binding protein gives rise to the protein MVMKRLLLGAAALALSTGMAHAQYSDGKVKIGVLTDLSGTYSDLAGKGTIVAAQMAIDDFGGKLNGQPIELISADHQNKADIASGIARKWYDTEQVDAIAELVTTAAAIAVREVSKEKGKIDLVSGAASTPLTNDKCSATGFHWTYDTYALANGTGDAVVKNGGKTWFFLTADYAFGHNLQAQTEKVVKANGGTVKGSVKHPFPNSDFSSFLLQAQSSGAQIIGLANAGADTINAIKQAKEFGITQAGQSLAGLLVFITDVHSLGLENAQGMMLTTGFYWDMDDQTRAWSKRWSEKMGGGKMPSMVHAGTYSQVLHYLRAAAAAKTDEGIKVADEMRKLPINDFFAKNGKIRADGRMVHDMYLAQVKKPSESKGPWDYYKIIRTIPGDTAYQPLSESTCPLVKK
- a CDS encoding ABC transporter ATP-binding protein, producing the protein MAEPEILLSVRDLHAHYGESHVLHGMSFDVPRGEVVTLLGRNGVGKTTTMRSIMGIVGKRAGSVKYQGTETIGLSSNRIARLGLAFCPEERGIFSSLSVKENMVLPPVIKPGGLSLDEVYQLFPRLLERGSSQGTKLSGGEQQMLAIARILRTGADMLLLDEPTEGLAPVIVQHIGDIIRTLREKGFTILLVEQNFHFAATVADRHYVVEHGQVIDMIPNESLAANMDKLKSYLGV
- a CDS encoding ABC transporter ATP-binding protein; protein product: MGDDLIVETRSLTKEFKGFVAVSDVNLKVRRHTIHALIGPNGAGKTTCFNLVTKFLTPTRGQILFNGNDITHTQPAAIARQGMVRSFQISAVFGHLTVLENVRVALQRKQGKSFQFWRSGECLNELNARAEELIEAVGVAEYRDTPAGELSYGRKRALEIATTLALDPEMLLLDEPMAGMGTEDVRRTAELIRRVAANRTILMVEHNLSVVADLSDTITVLKLGRVLAEGSYAEITDNPEVVEAYMGAGHGGAGHG
- a CDS encoding class II glutamine amidotransferase; translation: MSGLPEAQGLYDPRHEHDACGVGFIVDIKNRKSHDIVRDGLEILVNLTHRGAVGADPKAGDGAGILIQIPDSFLREEAAKLGITLPPEGSYGAGCVFLPQDASIRKACEAHCEALIKAEGQVLLGWRDVPTDSSSLGHSVLPTVPVVRMVFIGKGQGVADQNAFERKLFVIRKQMSNKAPEGSERDFYIPSLSTRTLIYKGMLLADQVGVFYQELSDERMVSALAMVHQRFSTNTFPSWRLAHPFRMISHNGEINTLRGNLNWMNARRQTMESSVLGEDLAKLWPLIPEGQSDSACFDNALELLVMGGYPLAHAMMMLVPEAWSGNPLMDEKRKAFYEYHAALMEPWDGPAAVCFTDGRQIGATLDRNGLRPARYLVTTDDKLLMASEMGVLPIAEDRIKKKWRLQPGKMLLIDLEQGRIIDDAEIKPSWPATSPMPSGWPSRRSCWKTWMSRSRRSSLIPPPCWTASRPSATPRKTSSS